aattagatattaattattggaccaaaaaaactgtacacagaatctagtagactacagttttcaactagatggatgtactgttacttcctctacagtcaaaaaccCGGGTGTTATTTTAGACAGCAACTTGCATTCTTGTTgcaacagcattcttccatcttagaaacattgcattgatgcagaaaagctagttcatgcattcgtgacctctagactggactattgtaatgcacttctaggtgcttcttcaataaacaagctacaggtagtccaagatacagcagctagagtccttatcaggtcaagaaaatatgatcatattaccccaattttacagtctctgcactggctattAAGTTGCGTATCAGGTACCAaatattatcattacttacctataaggccttAAACTGTTCAGCTCCCtctgtacctaactagccttctaccacgctacaacccatcacgcaccctaaggtcacacaACGCTGGACTTCTGGTAGTtactaggatagcaaagtccactaaggAGGtcgagctttttcacatttggctcccaaactctggaatagccttcctgataatgttcggggttcagacacactctctctgtttaaatctagattaaaacgcatctctttcgacaagcattcgaataatgcgtctcttaaattgtgactgcagttgtagtCTCTTTCATCTTTATTTGAGCTTCTAACTTTAGCACTGTCTATTCtgattctattcttaaaaaaataaattgctggattcaattgtcctcatttgtaagtcgcattgctaaaaaagcatctgctaaatgactaaatgtaaatgtaaatataatgatttgtatcgtaaaaagcgctatacaaataaacttgaattgaaatgaattgaaaaaaataacttttttaaataagagaACTATAAATTCTAAGTGTTTAAGTTGCAATATAAATTCATTTGTGAGATAGTGCTATAGTTAGATAAAGTTGCATCTTTTTGTGGGACCTTTTTACTCTAAGGCTAAATGGACTTCAATAGCCTATTTAAAAGCTATTTTTAGTATTCAATTAGGTAAATATTGCAAACAAAAATATCGCAGTGACAATAAGAACTTGATgacaataaaaaagcaaatacTTTTACAACAGGGTGATCCCTAAGGATCAGATAATCTTCAGGGTCATGCATATTTACACACTGTGGAGTGACCCAGCAAGGTCCATCCGGACAGCTGAACAACTGAAAACTCATCCGTGAGCATCCAACTGCATCctcctaaaaataaaatagttataaaACCTCTATGCTTTCACTTTTTCTATGCTCTCATTATCCCTAGATGCCTTCCTGTCCTAGCTTTTactattctgaataaaaaaaaaatggataaatgTACACTTTCCTTAAAGCCCTGAGCTGTAATTGTTTGTATGCACCGATGAAGATGATTATCGGAGAAAAATAGTAATTTATCCCTCTTCCGAATTCAATATCTATATACAGGTAGTGTGTAACTTGTAGAAATGTGTAAAGGCTGATTTTCCAGTTTCTGTTGCGTCTCAAGCTCATTTGAGTGGGAAAGCTTTCAACATATCGTGTTTGGCACATGAACTCTATTTACAGGAGAGTTCTTTTCAAGCACTCAAATCAAATAAaggtgaacaaacaaacaaacaaacaaaccactcACACGTTCCCCATGCATATCATCCACATACAGCCAGGctttttcaagtttattttacttttttttttttttttttttgtaaacctgtGATAGACAGTACTTCAAGACAACTATCTAGGCTTCAATAATCCACAGTCCTGTAGAACTTCAGAAACTGCTGGTTCAAGTTTATTGGTGTAATCCCAGAGATGACTGTCTGTTATAAGGTTTGTGTTCGGTGGGAATGTGTAGTTTTTGAAGTGGTACATGCGAGCAATGTCTTTATTCACTCGGACCGTGGGCTTTCCGTTCGCAGTTTCCAGCAAGCCATGGACGGTAACCTTCTGAACCAGACGAGGATTTACTATGACCTTGTAATTGTTGAAAGCACTGGGGTTGATGGGTTCTCGTTcgatataatttaaaatatttattcccTTTACATGCTTCCATGCTTCCACGTTGTGTTCAAGATGAAGCTTTGCAGTCATTGGGAATTGATTATTCTCAAACTCAAAGCCCACATCAGTACCGTACAGATGCTCTAGCAATGGAAACAGTTCTCTCCAGGTTTTCTCTTTGATAGGCAGAATAAATTCATCCATGTCTTGTAGAGCCAGATAGCGAGTTTGGTACATATAACGAAAAACACAGTCATTAAGTGCAGGGATTTGCCCGTAGTACTGCAGCTGACCTGGTGCTATATCGATCTTCCAGCCTTTAGACACGTTAATGTGGTTTTTAATCGTCCACGGGATGATCTCCACGAAACCGCTTTTCTCATAATAGTCCAGAACCTTCTGTGTGTCTGAATCGCAGTTGGTTTTATAAATCACCACCCTTTGAGCACCAAGCAGTCTGGACATCTCTATGGACTCGACTAACATCAACACATTCTTGTAGTCGTACATAACACAGTGACAGACTGTAAAATCATACGGGAAGGTTATTGGAACGTCTCTGTTTCTAACAGATTGAAAGGATGTTACTCTCCCCGAGACGCCACCGGCTGTAATTGCAACATGTGTCGGTGTCAAACACCTGCTGCTGATTGGGCACGTGATGGTAGCAGCGCCGTAATCATAGTTGAAGTGGTCAGAATGAATCGAGCATTGGGCATTCGATGTCACGATCCTCCCATCACAGCACATCACACAGCTGTACGTGGCCGGCTCATGTCGGAGAACAATGGCGATAGACTTTATCTGTTTCTCTCTGAGACGATGATCCACATAAGAGCCGATCACATAAGTGTTATGATGGTCCACTTTAATCAGAGGCCCGTCCTTCACTTGAACACCACACGCATTTGGAGACGGAGGACTGGTGGATGTGTGGTGGATGTGTGTTGTTTGTTCCAATGGCAAATGAGTGCTTGGGGGAGCATTTGGTTGAACAGAGTCTTTACTTTCATGGGCTTGCCCAATTTGTTTGGTAAAAGTTGCTTTAAAGTAatcttctaaataaataaagattatacagaaaaccacaaataaaatgcaagaaagaaaaaaaatcttcagaaccCAAATATTCTTCGTAGAATGCTTTGTTTTTGATCCACTTTCTAGTAGTTCATATTTCACATCCCATTTCCCTAGACAAAAGATAGAAGGAAAATGTTAAGGTTGTTTCTGTTGAAGTTGTTTGCTAAAGCAACACAACTGCTGAACATGTTTTCTCAATTTCATTAAATTCAAGCCACTGACATGTATAAAAGTTTGTGTTGGGACTAACTGTTTGCAGCAACTGAAATGGGGCAGTGCATttaagttcccagcatgctttgcagaAAATTGAGAGAATATATGTTTAAGGGGCCATATGATGCAAGTTTCccattctctttggagtgttacaagctcttgctgCATTAAGaacatctgtaaagttgcaaagactaaattttcaaatccaaaaagatattctttatcagAGTTAACACTCTTCCATGTcgcgatgtgggaagatttgcataacgccgcccaaatgttgacgcaaagaaagaaggcgtaacctCGGCTGTTGTGGAGACGTTGTTTCATTGTGAAGAAGACatgcaacaaatggcttgtttgtaatgggtttattGTTTTGTCTTGTAGTTTTGCTGGGAGACGCATCTCAGGACGTTGCATTTCCGTCATATgtttgaggtattcggccaatcacaatgcactggatagctggccagttcagaacaatgagctttgtaaaaaattacacgttttgtaaaaaattatacgTTTCAGAAATGCGGTCTCACGGTTCATGAAGGCACTGTTTCCTGCTCGTCTCAGTTTAcatcatgttgattgtttcatgtgggagCGGCCACTGTGAAACACTGCATTCATGAACCATGacgtggggcatagaggagaaacaataatgtgcattatgtggaaagtaatgtgttttttgaaccttaaactgcataaacacattgcattacaccaaatacacaaaatcattttctttttaacaaCATCATACAACtcctttacaattattatttcatGCAATTTTTAAGTAAAGGAAAAGACCTGTCAGTATTCATTCTTCAGTTATGTCTTTTGTATGCACAGTTGAAAGTGTTTCAGTTTTGGGGTTTCCATTGTGTGGAAGACTACTAGATTTTGTGCTTGAGTTTGATAAAACTCAGATTCACTCAGATACTGTATGCTTCACAATAGGGAAAAAATATGATAGCAAGAGGGAaagaaaacattaacatacataGGTCAAACATAACCTATCTTGTCGCTTAAAGTACTACTGTtaatttgcacttagtgtaaatagcatatattGCTAAGAAACATGCTATTTTTGTTTACTGCAAATAAAACCTAAAAGCATCTAAAAATAGCATCTACACTTAGTGTGAAGAGACACTGCCAATAATAAAGATTCTAACCTTATATTTGTACTATATATAGTGTTATAAATATGAAGATTGTACTGTAGCTTGAAGATCATATTGTATTGAATCTTTTATTATAAAGacacattgttaataataataataataataataataataataataaaacactttaatgatGTAAAAATAAGCCATTTATGTTATGTTAGATGTGTTTTGACTACTTTTGTATGTTGTATAACTATCTCTAGATAACTCGCTGATTAATTTTGCCTGGGGCACCCACTTAATGTAGGTTTGCCTCTGCCTTTGACATTCACTGGTCCACTTTAGCTTGATTTtggtaaaatataaattatataatgacacATGCATCACCCCATACTATTATCTGTCCATATATGAAGCCAGAATAGTAACACCgtttaataatttacaatatattcattatataaaaacaatacaaatacagTGTTCTTTTCCATTTCCTGAAAAAATCTTGAACATTTTTTTGGCCActccagtttttatttattttttattttattttgtgcaacaGCGACCAAGTCCTAATGCATAGGCTACGCCACATAAATGTTTTGAACAATCAGAATAATCATCATCAAATACACTTTctcattatttgttattttttaactatGATAGTCTTTCGAAGGAAAGAAACAGAACTTTAAAATCTCTCACTTTAATCTGACGACAGGCCCTGTGTTGTCACACACTTGACACGGCTGTCTCGGGACGGGTACGTGCCTCATGTTAACACCAGCgctattttttcaatattttctaattttctaGCTTTAACAATCAGTGTGTATGTGAGCAGTGCTTTTAAAAAAGAATATAGCTTTCTTACAATAAGTAGCCTAGCTTGCTCGAGACCGCGCGCACTAACGGTGCATGCGCTTACTGTAGTTCAGCTCAGTAATAAGAGATATTTATTCGATTAGTTCAGCCACTGCcgccatgttttttgtttttgttattatttatatattttttaaatcatgtaaacCATGGCCGTTgaatatttattcaaaagttgttttttttaaaaaataatcataacggtttaaaattaaaagtgaaagtaaatgttgTTGAGCAATAGGCTGCTTTATCATATACTACAATACAACAAGGCATCCAGGCTAGAAGCGAAACGTCAGGCAAAAGATGATAAAGAAAACTTAGCAGTACCTTTCGAAAACATAATAGTGTGCGACAGAACTGACGGGCGTTCATCTAAAGCAATGCTCCGAATCCGCGAAGCTCTTCAGGTATGACTTGCTTTTCACCAGAATATCCTGCACGAGTTCAAAACAGTTTCTTATCCCATCATCCAAGTTTCCATTTTCTTCTTGCTTTGCTCTTCTGTTGCCAGTTTCTATTCGGTCTTAAAGGCACACAGTGAAATAATGCTCCTATGAGTCTGATATGTGCTGATCTGGGTGCAGCGGGTTGGGTATAAATGATAGTAGGCTatgatgaaaatatatatatttatatatatttatattttttgctctctctctctgatttaaTCAAATCCCTGTAGCCAGATAAAGAGGGAGTGTTGGTCAATGTCCATGTCATTGGAAATTACTCTCTCATTGACATAGCCTGGTCCTCTGTAATTTAATAGGTGGACCACCAATCACAGAGCTGAAAGCGTACAGTGCAAACATCCTCATATGGAGAAAACCTTGTGTCTTTGATTCAACCCTtcacattcaaacacaaacaGAATAGGCAGATCTGAAGGGTTTATTTCCTAAAAAAAGTTTCAGATCTTTATTGTCAGAGGTTTGTAGAGTAACCTAAaaattgtactcaagtaaaagtaaaagtactagtctgaatagttacttgagtaagagtaaaaaagtatcgggtaaaaaaaaaaaaactactggagtagttagttactagttactttgggtcatatactGAATATCTATAGTCTATTCTTATATGtggatatatagataaaatgtatttatgtgcagagatgggcataaatacatggaaatgtatttaaaatacaaatacaaaatactgtgtggaa
This sequence is a window from Carassius auratus strain Wakin chromosome 43, ASM336829v1, whole genome shotgun sequence. Protein-coding genes within it:
- the si:zfos-464b6.2 gene encoding uncharacterized protein si:zfos-464b6.2 isoform X1 — its product is MTCTKETLVCLQERTTSLLNRYTLPSDELQTLTKDFERGQNMFEEVDTPYKMTMYLAENHSFIEPTEIFVGSRGDTARKQGKWDVKYELLESGSKTKHSTKNIWVLKIFFLSCILFVVFCIIFIYLEDYFKATFTKQIGQAHESKDSVQPNAPPSTHLPLEQTTHIHHTSTSPPSPNACGVQVKDGPLIKVDHHNTYVIGSYVDHRLREKQIKSIAIVLRHEPATYSCVMCCDGRIVTSNAQCSIHSDHFNYDYGAATITCPISSRCLTPTHVAITAGGVSGRVTSFQSVRNRDVPITFPYDFTVCHCVMYDYKNVLMLVESIEMSRLLGAQRVVIYKTNCDSDTQKVLDYYEKSGFVEIIPWTIKNHINVSKGWKIDIAPGQLQYYGQIPALNDCVFRYMYQTRYLALQDMDEFILPIKEKTWRELFPLLEHLYGTDVGFEFENNQFPMTAKLHLEHNVEAWKHVKGINILNYIEREPINPSAFNNYKVIVNPRLVQKVTVHGLLETANGKPTVRVNKDIARMYHFKNYTFPPNTNLITDSHLWDYTNKLEPAVSEVLQDCGLLKPR
- the si:zfos-464b6.2 gene encoding uncharacterized protein si:zfos-464b6.2 isoform X2, producing the protein MFSKGKWDVKYELLESGSKTKHSTKNIWVLKIFFLSCILFVVFCIIFIYLEDYFKATFTKQIGQAHESKDSVQPNAPPSTHLPLEQTTHIHHTSTSPPSPNACGVQVKDGPLIKVDHHNTYVIGSYVDHRLREKQIKSIAIVLRHEPATYSCVMCCDGRIVTSNAQCSIHSDHFNYDYGAATITCPISSRCLTPTHVAITAGGVSGRVTSFQSVRNRDVPITFPYDFTVCHCVMYDYKNVLMLVESIEMSRLLGAQRVVIYKTNCDSDTQKVLDYYEKSGFVEIIPWTIKNHINVSKGWKIDIAPGQLQYYGQIPALNDCVFRYMYQTRYLALQDMDEFILPIKEKTWRELFPLLEHLYGTDVGFEFENNQFPMTAKLHLEHNVEAWKHVKGINILNYIEREPINPSAFNNYKVIVNPRLVQKVTVHGLLETANGKPTVRVNKDIARMYHFKNYTFPPNTNLITDSHLWDYTNKLEPAVSEVLQDCGLLKPR